The Lucilia cuprina isolate Lc7/37 chromosome 5, ASM2204524v1, whole genome shotgun sequence genome includes a window with the following:
- the LOC111677064 gene encoding choline-phosphate cytidylyltransferase A isoform X1, translated as MASSSILANNPVTTHKTPTLINGSNSTAATATVTTRKRTYEAALNNPSSSSSSLNTNLSQSPNFDIAKEQSMLPPSSPASVTDDLISIKVDGPSDGTITKDYTRTISQSEPDDGEGAAAILAVDTAATTSPVKKKYAPPKIIQQNASCSSDIMTICKPAPFSTDEEAVRERDRCDYNYKITYQMARSGQTSRRVRVYADGIYDLFHQGHARQLMQAKNIFPNVYLIVGICNDELTHEMKGRTVMNDFERYEGVRHCRYVDEIIPNAPWTLNDDFITSNKIDFVAHDDIPYTGDGVDDIYGWLKAKGMFVATERTEGVSTSDIVARIVKDYDLYVRRNLARGYSAKDLNVSFLSEKKFRLQNKMDELKDRGRRELTKVKGDIITKWEEKSREFIDAFLLLFGRERLNHLWNESKGKLIQALSPPGSPSGSVNGDYIDFDDDEDDEALDDDGVASRGSSDNGPEVNIHMEHSPRGRRTYHRRVVDSPTTLRRNDQYSPDEDDDDDDVEFERRSN; from the exons ATGGCATCATCCTCCATACTCGCCAACAATCCAGTTACAACACATAAAACACCAACGTTAATAAACGGTTCTAATTCAACTGCTGCAACAGCTACAGTTACAACACGCAAAAGAACATACGAAGCAGCTTTAAACAATCCTTCATCTTCGTCGTCGTCTCTTAACACAAACTTGTCACAGTCGCCAAATTTTGATATTGCCAAAGAACAATCTATGTTGCCTCCCTCGTCACCAGCTTCTGTAACCGATGATTTGATATCGATTAAAGTGGATGGCCCTTCGGACGGCACCATCACTAAAGATTATACACGCACAATTTCACAAAGTGAACCTGATGATGGTGAGGGTGCTGCAGCAATTTTGGCAGTGGATACTGCAGCTACAACTAGTCctgttaaaaagaaatatgcTCCACCAAAAATCATTCAACAAAATGCAAGTTGCAGTTCGGATATAATG ACTATTTGCAAACCTGCACCATTTTCCACCGATGAAGAGGCTGTACGTGAACGTGATCGCTGTGATTATAACTATAAGATAACGTATCAAATGGCCCGCAGCGGTCAAACCTCTAGAAGAGTACGTGTTTATGCTGATGGTATCTATGATTTATTCCATCAAGGTCATGCTAGACAATTAATGCAG gctaaaaatattttccctAATGTCTATTTGATTGTGGGTATTTGCAATGATGAACTCACCCATGAAATGAAGGGACGCACAGTTATGAATGATTTTGAACGCTATGAAGGCGTACGTCATTGTCGTTATGTTGATGAG aTTATTCCAAATGCTCCTTGGACTTTGAATGATGATTTTATTACTTCAaacaaaattgattttgttGCTCATGATGACATTCCATATACCGGCGATGGAGTTGATGATATTTATGGTTGGTTAAAGGCTAAAGGCATGTTTGTGGCAACAGAACGTACTGAAG GCGTCTCTACGTCAGATATTGTTGCTCGTATTGTTAAAGATTACGATTTGTATGTACGTCGTAATTTAGCTCGTGGCTATTCGGCTAAAGATTTGAATGTATCATTTCTATCCGAAAAGAAATTccgtttacaaaataaaatggaCGAACTTAAAGATCGTGGACGTCGTGAATTGACTAAAGTCAAGGGTGATATCATAACAAAATGGGAAGAAAAATCACGTGAATTTATTGACGCTTTCCTATTACTGTTCGGACGTGAACGTCTTAATCATTTGTGGAACGAATCGAAGGGAAAATTAATACAAGCCCTCAGTCCACCTGGTAGTCCAAGTGGTTCAGTAAATGGTGATTACATCGACTTTgacgatgatgaagatgatgaggCTCTCGATGATGATGGTGTTGCATCAAGGGGATCAAGTGATAATGGTCCTGAGGTAAATATTCATATGGAACATTCACCGCGTGGTAGACGTACTTATCATCGACGTGTCGTCGATAGTCCAACAACGTTACGTAGAAATGATCAGTATTCGCCGGACgaagacgatgatgatgatgatgtagaATTTGAGCGTAGaagtaattaa
- the LOC111677064 gene encoding choline-phosphate cytidylyltransferase A isoform X2, with protein sequence MAVVKMLPLHMDFKEYTICKPAPFSTDEEAVRERDRCDYNYKITYQMARSGQTSRRVRVYADGIYDLFHQGHARQLMQAKNIFPNVYLIVGICNDELTHEMKGRTVMNDFERYEGVRHCRYVDEIIPNAPWTLNDDFITSNKIDFVAHDDIPYTGDGVDDIYGWLKAKGMFVATERTEGVSTSDIVARIVKDYDLYVRRNLARGYSAKDLNVSFLSEKKFRLQNKMDELKDRGRRELTKVKGDIITKWEEKSREFIDAFLLLFGRERLNHLWNESKGKLIQALSPPGSPSGSVNGDYIDFDDDEDDEALDDDGVASRGSSDNGPEVNIHMEHSPRGRRTYHRRVVDSPTTLRRNDQYSPDEDDDDDDVEFERRSN encoded by the exons ATGGCGGTTGTAAAAATGTTGCCCTTACACATGGATTTTAAAGAATAC ACTATTTGCAAACCTGCACCATTTTCCACCGATGAAGAGGCTGTACGTGAACGTGATCGCTGTGATTATAACTATAAGATAACGTATCAAATGGCCCGCAGCGGTCAAACCTCTAGAAGAGTACGTGTTTATGCTGATGGTATCTATGATTTATTCCATCAAGGTCATGCTAGACAATTAATGCAG gctaaaaatattttccctAATGTCTATTTGATTGTGGGTATTTGCAATGATGAACTCACCCATGAAATGAAGGGACGCACAGTTATGAATGATTTTGAACGCTATGAAGGCGTACGTCATTGTCGTTATGTTGATGAG aTTATTCCAAATGCTCCTTGGACTTTGAATGATGATTTTATTACTTCAaacaaaattgattttgttGCTCATGATGACATTCCATATACCGGCGATGGAGTTGATGATATTTATGGTTGGTTAAAGGCTAAAGGCATGTTTGTGGCAACAGAACGTACTGAAG GCGTCTCTACGTCAGATATTGTTGCTCGTATTGTTAAAGATTACGATTTGTATGTACGTCGTAATTTAGCTCGTGGCTATTCGGCTAAAGATTTGAATGTATCATTTCTATCCGAAAAGAAATTccgtttacaaaataaaatggaCGAACTTAAAGATCGTGGACGTCGTGAATTGACTAAAGTCAAGGGTGATATCATAACAAAATGGGAAGAAAAATCACGTGAATTTATTGACGCTTTCCTATTACTGTTCGGACGTGAACGTCTTAATCATTTGTGGAACGAATCGAAGGGAAAATTAATACAAGCCCTCAGTCCACCTGGTAGTCCAAGTGGTTCAGTAAATGGTGATTACATCGACTTTgacgatgatgaagatgatgaggCTCTCGATGATGATGGTGTTGCATCAAGGGGATCAAGTGATAATGGTCCTGAGGTAAATATTCATATGGAACATTCACCGCGTGGTAGACGTACTTATCATCGACGTGTCGTCGATAGTCCAACAACGTTACGTAGAAATGATCAGTATTCGCCGGACgaagacgatgatgatgatgatgtagaATTTGAGCGTAGaagtaattaa